One genomic window of Eptesicus fuscus isolate TK198812 chromosome 6, DD_ASM_mEF_20220401, whole genome shotgun sequence includes the following:
- the DNASE2 gene encoding LOW QUALITY PROTEIN: deoxyribonuclease-2-alpha (The sequence of the model RefSeq protein was modified relative to this genomic sequence to represent the inferred CDS: deleted 1 base in 1 codon), with amino-acid sequence MATLSLLLLGALLWVPAGTLTCYGDSGQPVDWFVVYKLPASTRYKYLDADSGGWRDGTVPIDNLKGAVGRSLLPLYQNTSQHAFLLYNDQPPKNNRTHNSTNRGHTKGVLLLDKEEGFWLIHSVPGFPPLSRTAYRWPPQAHRYGQTLLCVSFPFDQFSKIGRQLSYTYPSVYDHQLGGIFLQKLPGLGEVVEGHHVLNRPWNSSVTLTSKAGATFQSFAKFGKFGDDLYSGWLAEALGSNLQVQFWQHSPGILPSNCSGAQQVLDVTQIGFPGPAGPTFSTTEDHSKWCVAPEGPWACVGDMNRNCGEEHRGGGTLCTQLPAFWKAFQPLVKAWKPCESRVAPVSRKPSRAYRSQLGLQFKSQFSPLLCALTCDSVYSSAKWEHLTQKL; translated from the exons ATGGCCACTCTGAGCCTGCTGCTCCTGGGCGCGCTGCTATGGGTCCCAGCAGGGACCCTGACCTGCTACGGGGACTCGGGGCAGCCTGTGGACTG GTTCGTCGTCTACAAGCTGCCGGCCAGTACCAGGTATAAGTACTTGGATGCGGACTCAGGGGGCTGGCGCGACGGTACGGTGCCCATCGACAACCTCAAGGGAGCCGTAGGCCGCAGCCTGCTGCCGCTGTACCAGAACACCAGCCAG CATGCCTTCCTACTTTACAATGACCAGCCACCTAAGAACAACAGGACTCACAACTCTACCAACCGAGGGCACACGAAGG GTGTGCTGCTTCTGGACAAAGAAGAGGGCTTCTGGCTGATCCACAGCGTTCCCGGGTTCCCTCCCCTTTCACGCACCGCATACCGATGGCCTCCTCAGGCCCACAGATATGGGCAGACcctcctctgtgtgtcttttcCGTTCGACCAATTCTCAAAGATTG GCAGACAACTGAGCTACACCTACCCCAGTGTGTATGACCACCAGCTGGGAGGGATCTTCCTCCAGAAATTacctggcctgggggaggtggTCGAGGGCCACCATGTTCTCAACAGACCCTGGAACAGCAGTGTGACACTCACATCAAAGGCAGGGGCCACCTTCCAGAGCTTTGCCAAATTTGGAAAATTTGGAGATG ACCTATACTCTGGCTGGTTGGCAGAAGCTCTTGGAAGCAATCTGCAGGTCCAGTTCTGGCAACACTCTCCTGGCATCCTGCCCTCCAACTGCTCCGGGGCCCAGCAAGTGCTCGATGTGACCCAGATAGGCTTCCCTGGACCCGCAGGGCCCACGTTCAGTACCACAGAGGACCACTCCAAGTGGTGTGTAGCCCCAGAAGGGCCCTGGGCCTGTGTGGGTGACATGAATCGGAACTGTGGAGAGGAGCACCGAGGTGGGGGCACACTGTGTACCCAGCTGCCTGCCTTCTGGAAAGCCTTCCAGcctctggtgaaggcctggaaacCCTGTGAGAGCAGAGTAGCGCCT GTCTCCAGAAAGCCCAGCAGAGCATATAGGAGCCAGTTGGGACTTCAGTTTAAATCCCAGTTCAGTCCCTTATTGTGTGCCTTAACCTGTGACTCAGTctactcatctgcaaaatgggaacacTTGACTCAAAAGTTgtga